A window of Lysobacter terrestris contains these coding sequences:
- the erpA gene encoding iron-sulfur cluster insertion protein ErpA yields MSQSTTTLESAAPDYQALERPLQFTSAAAAKVRELIAEEGNAELKLRVYIQGGGCSGFQYGFEFDEQQGEDDLAVQTDGVTLLVDPLSLQYLMGAEVDYTESLHGAQFVIRNPNAKTTCGCGSSFSA; encoded by the coding sequence ATGAGCCAGAGCACCACGACCCTCGAGTCCGCCGCGCCCGACTACCAGGCGCTGGAACGTCCGCTGCAGTTCACCTCCGCCGCCGCCGCCAAGGTGCGCGAGCTGATCGCCGAGGAGGGCAACGCGGAGCTCAAGTTGCGCGTCTACATCCAGGGTGGCGGCTGCTCCGGCTTCCAGTACGGCTTCGAGTTCGACGAGCAGCAGGGCGAGGATGACCTCGCGGTGCAGACGGACGGGGTGACCCTGCTGGTGGATCCGCTCAGCCTGCAGTACCTGATGGGCGCGGAAGTCGACTACACCGAGAGCCTGCACGGCGCGCAGTTCGTGATCCGCAATCCGAACGCGAAGACGACCTGCGGCTGCGGGTCGTCGTTCTCGGCCTGA
- a CDS encoding DUF6776 family protein, whose amino-acid sequence MYQRQQTSWLGEHWGMLVLLLVFIAALAFGGWGLWQLFSPTSGDPRAQIAALRRENANLRDDAEQLQQRVATLTRSDQISRDANRDLQGAIADRDEEVAGLRADVAFYERLVGATAQRHGLSVHALRMQQQNGPAWHFTGTLTQNLNRGAISEGVLTLSIEGTREGKLQKLAWTDLRQQSAAPGVVYSFKYFQQVEGDVFLPAGVTPAKVTVRLQPRSGAAIEQSFTWAEALRGQTVAE is encoded by the coding sequence ATGTACCAACGACAGCAAACCTCCTGGCTGGGCGAACACTGGGGCATGCTCGTGCTGCTCCTGGTCTTCATCGCCGCGCTCGCGTTCGGCGGCTGGGGCCTGTGGCAGCTGTTCTCGCCGACCTCGGGCGACCCGCGCGCGCAGATCGCCGCGCTGCGTCGTGAAAACGCCAACCTGCGCGACGACGCCGAGCAGTTGCAGCAGCGCGTCGCCACGCTGACCCGTTCCGACCAGATCAGTCGCGACGCCAACCGCGACTTGCAGGGCGCCATCGCCGACCGCGACGAGGAAGTCGCCGGCCTGCGCGCCGACGTCGCCTTCTACGAACGTCTGGTCGGCGCGACCGCGCAGCGCCACGGCCTGAGCGTGCACGCATTGCGGATGCAGCAGCAGAACGGCCCGGCCTGGCACTTCACCGGCACGCTCACCCAGAACCTCAACCGCGGCGCGATCAGCGAGGGCGTGCTCACGCTGTCGATCGAAGGCACGCGCGAAGGCAAGCTGCAGAAGCTCGCCTGGACCGACCTGCGCCAGCAGTCCGCCGCCCCGGGCGTGGTGTATTCGTTCAAGTATTTCCAGCAGGTGGAAGGCGACGTCTTCCTGCCGGCCGGGGTCACCCCGGCGAAGGTCACGGTGCGCCTGCAGCCGCGCTCGGGCGCGGCGATCGAGCAGTCGTTCACCTGGGCCGAGGCGCTGCGCGGACAGACCGTTGCCGAATGA
- a CDS encoding bactofilin family protein, translating to MFKKDKKAAIAPGQVDTLIGPQVVIRGDFHFVGGLYVEGRIIGKVIASNGEAAQVTIAETGVIEGEVRAPNVVINGQLVGDAYGEQVEMHPKARVNGNVHYQVIEMIAGSTLTGRLVHAETVAASAPDTANVTPITPDVAIG from the coding sequence ATGTTCAAGAAAGACAAGAAGGCGGCAATCGCCCCCGGCCAGGTCGACACCCTGATCGGCCCGCAGGTGGTCATCCGCGGCGACTTCCATTTCGTCGGTGGCCTGTACGTGGAAGGCCGCATCATCGGCAAGGTCATCGCCAGCAACGGCGAGGCCGCCCAGGTCACCATCGCCGAGACCGGTGTGATCGAAGGCGAAGTCCGCGCCCCGAACGTGGTGATCAACGGCCAGCTGGTCGGCGATGCCTACGGCGAGCAGGTCGAGATGCACCCGAAGGCCCGCGTCAACGGCAACGTGCACTACCAGGTGATCGAGATGATCGCCGGTTCCACGCTCACCGGCCGCCTGGTCCATGCCGAGACCGTCGCGGCCAGCGCACCGGACACCGCCAACGTCACCCCGATCACGCCGGACGTGGCCATCGGCTGA
- a CDS encoding DUF4126 domain-containing protein — translation MSDAHLFAIGVVLAWLAGIRVYLTVFGVGLAGALGWLELPAALQVTQSPWVIGVSGALAAAEFFADKIPGVDSGWDLLHTLLRVPAGAFLAAATLSPDGHLGAGALATGAGVALTSHALKAGSRALLNTSPEPVSNWTASVTEDVATIGGLALVFAHPWLALSIVVFITAAFALLLWWVWRKLFRRRPRIDGSGLGAA, via the coding sequence ATGTCGGATGCGCACCTGTTCGCAATTGGCGTCGTACTGGCCTGGCTGGCCGGCATTCGCGTCTACCTGACCGTGTTCGGGGTCGGCCTGGCCGGCGCCCTGGGCTGGCTGGAGCTGCCCGCCGCCCTGCAGGTGACCCAGTCGCCGTGGGTGATCGGCGTTTCCGGCGCCCTTGCCGCCGCCGAATTCTTCGCCGACAAGATCCCGGGCGTGGATTCGGGCTGGGACCTGCTGCACACCCTGCTCCGCGTCCCGGCCGGCGCGTTCCTGGCGGCGGCGACGCTGTCGCCGGACGGCCACCTCGGTGCCGGCGCCCTGGCCACCGGCGCCGGCGTGGCACTCACCAGCCACGCGCTCAAGGCCGGCTCGCGCGCCCTGCTCAACACCTCGCCGGAACCGGTGAGCAACTGGACCGCGTCGGTGACCGAGGACGTGGCAACCATCGGCGGGCTGGCGCTGGTGTTCGCGCATCCGTGGCTGGCGCTGTCGATCGTGGTGTTCATCACCGCGGCGTTCGCGCTGCTGCTGTGGTGGGTGTGGCGCAAACTGTTCCGGCGCCGCCCGCGCATCGACGGCTCGGGGCTCGGCGCCGCCTAG
- the bfr gene encoding bacterioferritin translates to MKGDARVIEYLNKALYNELIAINQYFLHAKMLKNWGLKELADHEYHESIDEMKHADKLSERILFLEGLPNFQNLGKLRIGEGPREVLACDLALELEALPMLREGIAYCESIKDLVSRRLLVDILESEEEHIDWIETQLALIDRVGEQNYLATKMES, encoded by the coding sequence ATGAAGGGCGACGCCAGGGTCATCGAATACCTCAACAAGGCGCTCTACAACGAGCTGATCGCCATCAACCAGTACTTCCTGCACGCCAAGATGCTGAAGAACTGGGGCCTGAAGGAACTCGCCGACCACGAGTACCACGAGTCCATCGACGAGATGAAGCACGCCGACAAGCTGTCGGAGCGCATCCTCTTCCTCGAAGGCCTGCCCAACTTCCAGAACCTCGGCAAGCTGCGCATCGGCGAAGGCCCGCGTGAAGTGCTGGCCTGCGACCTCGCGCTCGAGCTGGAGGCCCTGCCGATGCTGCGCGAAGGCATCGCTTACTGCGAAAGCATCAAGGACCTCGTCAGCCGCCGCCTGCTGGTGGACATCCTCGAGTCTGAGGAAGAGCACATCGACTGGATCGAAACGCAGCTCGCGCTGATCGACCGCGTCGGCGAGCAGAACTACCTCGCGACGAAGATGGAAAGCTGA
- a CDS encoding (2Fe-2S)-binding protein, with the protein MYVCICNGVTDRDIRQAAEAGCRSVAELTMRTGAGATCGSCLDLAAQLMDEARATRELPLPVLSQAA; encoded by the coding sequence ATGTACGTCTGCATCTGCAACGGAGTCACCGATCGCGATATCCGCCAGGCCGCCGAGGCCGGGTGCCGGAGTGTGGCCGAGCTGACCATGCGCACCGGCGCCGGCGCGACCTGCGGCAGCTGCCTCGACCTCGCCGCGCAGCTGATGGACGAAGCCCGCGCCACCCGCGAACTGCCGCTGCCGGTCCTGTCGCAGGCCGCCTGA
- a CDS encoding Tex family protein has product MPEISPQLARQIASTIAAEIGAQPAQAQAAIGLLDEGATVPFIARYRKEVTGGLDDTQLRNLETRLTYLRELEDRRAAVLTSIEEQGKLSDELRADILGADSKSRLEDLYLPYKQKRRTKAQIAREAGLEPLADGLLADPMQTPETVAATFVDAEKGVADTKAALDGARAILMERWGEDAALVGDLRHWLHEVGVIRARVAEGKENEGAKYRDYFEHSESLAKIPSHRLLALFRARREEILFLDLDPGSDADSGHVLAEGRVAHHVGVKAQGRPADKWLQDTCRLTWKAKLHLHLLLDLFAQAREKAEAEAIDVFGHNLKDLLLAAPAGPKAVLGLDPGLRTGVKVAVVDSTGKLVAHDTIYPHEPRRQWDQSLHTLRALCAKHGVELISIGNGTASRETDKLAGDLIKLAPELKMQKIVVSEAGASVYSASEFAAKEFPNLDVSIRGAVSIARRLQDPLAELVKIEPKAIGVGQYQHDVDQYRLARALDAKVEDCVNAVGVDVNTASAALLTRVSGLSSTVAENIVVYRDSNGAFKSRKELLKVPRLGEKTFEQCAGFLRINAGEQPLDASSVHPEAYPVVERILKQCGREVKQVIGDASLLRGLKAEQFVDEKFGVPTVRDILKELEKPGRDPRPEFKAARFADGVEEIKDLQVGMILEGVISNVAAFGAFVDIGVHQDGLIHISALSDKYVKDPRDVVKAGDIVKVKVLEVDVARKRIALTRRLDDAAPAPREAGSNAGGGRRDDRRDQSRGGGARAAQSAPPANNALAAAFARAKRD; this is encoded by the coding sequence ATGCCCGAGATTTCCCCGCAGCTCGCCCGCCAGATCGCTTCCACCATCGCCGCCGAGATCGGCGCGCAGCCCGCCCAGGCCCAGGCCGCCATCGGGCTGCTGGACGAAGGCGCCACCGTTCCCTTCATCGCGCGCTACCGCAAGGAAGTCACCGGCGGTCTCGACGACACCCAGCTGCGTAATCTCGAAACGCGCCTGACCTACCTGCGCGAACTGGAAGACCGTCGCGCCGCGGTGCTGACTTCGATCGAAGAGCAGGGCAAGCTCAGCGACGAACTGCGCGCCGACATCCTGGGTGCCGATTCGAAGTCGCGCCTGGAAGATCTGTACCTGCCGTACAAACAAAAGCGCCGCACCAAGGCGCAGATCGCGCGCGAAGCCGGCCTGGAACCGCTCGCCGACGGTCTCCTCGCCGATCCGATGCAGACGCCGGAAACAGTCGCCGCGACCTTCGTCGATGCGGAAAAGGGCGTCGCCGACACCAAGGCCGCACTCGACGGCGCGCGCGCGATCCTGATGGAGCGCTGGGGCGAAGACGCCGCGCTGGTCGGCGACCTGCGCCACTGGCTGCACGAAGTGGGCGTGATCCGCGCCCGCGTCGCCGAAGGCAAGGAGAACGAAGGCGCGAAGTACCGCGACTACTTCGAACACAGCGAATCGCTGGCGAAGATTCCTTCGCACCGCCTGCTCGCGCTGTTCCGCGCGCGCCGCGAGGAGATCCTGTTCCTCGACCTCGATCCGGGCAGCGACGCCGATTCCGGCCACGTGCTCGCCGAGGGCCGCGTCGCCCACCACGTGGGCGTGAAGGCCCAGGGCCGTCCCGCCGACAAGTGGCTGCAGGACACCTGCCGCCTGACCTGGAAAGCGAAGCTGCACCTGCACCTGCTGCTCGACCTGTTCGCGCAGGCGCGCGAGAAGGCCGAAGCCGAGGCGATCGACGTGTTCGGCCACAACCTCAAGGACCTGCTGCTCGCCGCGCCGGCCGGCCCCAAGGCCGTGCTCGGCCTCGACCCCGGCCTGCGCACCGGCGTGAAGGTCGCCGTGGTCGACAGCACCGGCAAGCTGGTCGCGCACGACACCATCTATCCGCACGAACCGCGGCGCCAGTGGGACCAGTCGCTGCACACGCTGCGCGCGCTGTGCGCGAAGCACGGCGTGGAACTGATCTCGATCGGCAACGGCACCGCCTCGCGCGAGACCGACAAACTCGCCGGCGACCTGATCAAGCTCGCGCCGGAGCTGAAGATGCAGAAGATCGTGGTCAGCGAAGCCGGCGCGTCGGTGTATTCGGCCTCCGAATTCGCCGCCAAGGAATTCCCGAACCTCGACGTGTCGATCCGCGGCGCGGTGTCGATCGCGCGCCGACTGCAGGACCCGCTCGCCGAGCTGGTGAAGATCGAACCCAAGGCGATCGGCGTCGGCCAGTACCAGCACGACGTCGACCAGTACCGCCTCGCGCGCGCGCTCGATGCCAAGGTCGAGGACTGTGTGAACGCGGTCGGCGTCGACGTGAACACCGCATCGGCCGCGCTGCTCACGCGCGTGTCGGGCCTGTCGTCGACGGTGGCGGAAAACATCGTCGTCTATCGCGACAGCAACGGCGCGTTCAAGTCGCGCAAGGAACTGCTCAAGGTGCCGCGCCTGGGCGAGAAGACCTTCGAGCAGTGCGCCGGCTTCCTGCGCATCAACGCGGGCGAGCAGCCGCTGGACGCCTCCTCGGTGCACCCCGAGGCCTATCCGGTGGTCGAGCGCATCCTCAAGCAGTGCGGGCGCGAGGTGAAGCAGGTGATCGGCGACGCTTCGCTGCTGCGCGGGCTCAAGGCCGAGCAGTTCGTGGATGAGAAGTTCGGTGTGCCGACCGTGCGCGACATCCTCAAGGAGCTCGAAAAGCCCGGCCGCGATCCGCGCCCGGAATTCAAGGCCGCGCGCTTCGCCGACGGCGTCGAAGAGATCAAGGATCTCCAGGTCGGCATGATCCTGGAAGGCGTGATCAGCAACGTCGCCGCGTTCGGTGCGTTCGTCGACATCGGCGTGCACCAGGACGGCCTGATCCACATCTCCGCGCTGTCCGACAAGTACGTGAAGGACCCGCGCGACGTGGTGAAAGCGGGCGACATCGTCAAGGTGAAGGTGCTGGAGGTGGATGTGGCGCGCAAGCGCATCGCGCTGACGCGCCGCCTCGACGATGCGGCGCCGGCGCCGCGCGAGGCGGGTTCGAATGCGGGGGGCGGCAGGCGCGACGATCGCCGCGATCAATCCCGTGGCGGCGGCGCGCGTGCGGCGCAGTCGGCGCCGCCGGCCAACAACGCCCTGGCGGCCGCATTCGCGCGCGCCAAGCGCGATTGA
- the queD gene encoding 6-carboxytetrahydropterin synthase QueD, protein MDIFKVFTLEAAHRLPNVPAGHKCARLHGHSFRVEIHLRGELGTDTGWVMDFADVKTAFQPLYDQLDHHYLNDIGGLENPTSERLAVWIWDRLKPALPLLSEVVVHETCTSGCRYRGP, encoded by the coding sequence ATGGATATCTTCAAGGTCTTCACCCTCGAAGCCGCGCACCGGCTGCCCAACGTGCCCGCGGGCCACAAGTGCGCGCGCCTGCACGGGCATTCGTTCCGGGTCGAGATCCACCTGCGCGGCGAGCTCGGCACGGATACCGGCTGGGTGATGGACTTCGCCGACGTGAAGACGGCCTTCCAGCCGCTCTACGACCAGCTCGACCACCACTACCTCAACGACATCGGCGGCCTGGAGAACCCGACCAGCGAGCGCCTGGCGGTGTGGATCTGGGACCGGCTCAAGCCGGCGCTGCCGCTGCTGAGCGAAGTCGTGGTGCACGAGACCTGCACGTCGGGCTGCCGCTACCGCGGGCCGTAA
- a CDS encoding phasin family protein: MYQFNEQFAAASRQFADTAAQINKIALENVEAVFGLQLNALQDRANATFAFFGEAAQARDLGAYKALFPKGVQVARENIERTVAVGQDVYGRTLKANEAIGQITKAQLETVAAKTQATVEEAADKVVKAAKAK, translated from the coding sequence ATGTACCAGTTCAACGAACAGTTTGCCGCCGCCTCGCGCCAGTTCGCGGACACGGCCGCCCAGATCAACAAGATCGCCCTCGAGAACGTCGAAGCCGTGTTCGGCCTGCAGCTCAATGCCCTGCAGGACCGCGCCAACGCCACCTTCGCCTTCTTCGGCGAAGCCGCCCAGGCCCGCGACCTCGGGGCCTACAAGGCCCTGTTCCCGAAGGGCGTGCAGGTTGCCCGCGAGAACATCGAGCGCACCGTCGCCGTCGGCCAGGACGTCTACGGCCGCACGCTGAAGGCCAACGAAGCCATCGGCCAGATCACCAAGGCGCAGCTGGAAACCGTTGCCGCCAAGACCCAGGCCACGGTCGAAGAAGCCGCCGACAAGGTGGTCAAGGCCGCCAAGGCCAAGTAA
- a CDS encoding TetR/AcrR family transcriptional regulator — translation MGTKERRQRDRAAREQRFLDCAQELIQRDGLLSLQMSRIAEDCDYAVGTLYQHFASKEDLLLALATRNCLERVDLFERAVQWPGPTRERMLAIAIADLMIIRSQPEFFRVAQYVFTDVIWHAASEPARQRLLDATAPIGKLIEGIAIDALRTGDLPPNTGLSPQTLTIGPWTLCMGMHTLVHAEGVLERHDAPEPYRLLIKNLQHLLNGYGWQPLFDVSDEAAIDAQLARISREVFESPAPPLGGAQRKSLTGSKKDG, via the coding sequence ATGGGTACCAAGGAACGCCGCCAGCGCGATCGCGCGGCGCGTGAACAACGCTTCCTCGACTGCGCGCAGGAGCTGATCCAGCGCGACGGGCTGCTGAGCCTGCAGATGTCGCGCATCGCCGAGGACTGCGACTACGCGGTGGGCACGCTGTACCAGCATTTCGCCAGCAAGGAAGACCTGCTGCTCGCGCTGGCCACGCGCAACTGCCTGGAGCGGGTGGACCTGTTCGAACGCGCGGTGCAGTGGCCGGGCCCGACGCGCGAACGCATGCTCGCGATCGCCATCGCCGACCTGATGATCATCCGTTCGCAGCCGGAGTTCTTCCGCGTCGCCCAGTACGTGTTCACCGACGTCATCTGGCATGCGGCGTCCGAGCCGGCACGACAGCGACTGCTCGACGCCACCGCGCCGATCGGCAAGCTGATCGAGGGCATCGCCATCGACGCGCTACGCACCGGCGACCTGCCACCCAATACCGGTCTGTCGCCGCAGACCCTGACGATCGGCCCTTGGACCCTGTGCATGGGCATGCATACTCTGGTCCATGCCGAAGGCGTGCTCGAGCGGCACGATGCGCCCGAGCCCTACCGGCTCCTGATCAAGAACCTGCAGCACCTGCTCAACGGCTACGGCTGGCAGCCGCTGTTCGACGTATCCGACGAGGCGGCGATCGACGCGCAACTGGCGCGCATCAGCCGCGAGGTCTTCGAATCCCCGGCACCGCCCCTGGGCGGCGCACAACGCAAATCCCTCACAGGAAGCAAGAAAGATGGCTAG
- a CDS encoding efflux RND transporter periplasmic adaptor subunit produces MARHDTSRTPSTRKRMIWMLIGAVVVFGGVFAVKAVMTAGTNQFFDNMPQPAVAVSSAVAKKQSWSNDGEAVGTFVAVNGTDVTTEAGGVVHSLEFEAGQPVAAGAVLVRLNTANEVATLRALEASAKLAAVQRDRWLQLSKDQLVSKDEAQQRATAAATAQAQVEAQRALIAQKTIRAPFSGVLGIRKINLGQFVAPGDAIVSLQQLDPIYLDFSLPEQQMGKISEGTLVRGTVDAMPGKTFEGRVTAVEPQVDASTRNFKAQATLRNPGNTLRPGAFAHVGFDVGGARDVVVIPQTAVSFNPYGNAVFVITKAPRKEGEKDAQGKPLTGDKLVVQQRFVKTGATRGDLIAVTDGLKPGEEVVTSGLLKLRNDAEVTINNKVQPSADARPAPDNR; encoded by the coding sequence ATGGCTAGGCACGACACTTCGCGCACGCCTTCCACGCGCAAGCGCATGATCTGGATGCTGATCGGCGCCGTGGTGGTTTTCGGCGGCGTCTTCGCCGTGAAGGCGGTCATGACCGCTGGCACCAACCAGTTCTTCGACAACATGCCGCAGCCCGCGGTCGCGGTCAGCTCGGCCGTCGCCAAGAAGCAGAGCTGGAGCAACGACGGCGAAGCCGTGGGCACCTTCGTCGCGGTCAACGGCACTGACGTGACCACCGAAGCCGGTGGCGTCGTGCACTCGCTCGAATTCGAAGCCGGCCAGCCGGTCGCCGCCGGCGCGGTGCTGGTGCGCCTGAACACCGCCAACGAAGTCGCCACGCTGCGGGCGCTGGAAGCCTCCGCGAAGCTCGCCGCCGTGCAGCGCGACCGCTGGCTGCAACTGTCCAAGGACCAGCTGGTGTCCAAGGACGAGGCGCAGCAGCGCGCCACCGCCGCCGCAACCGCGCAGGCGCAGGTGGAAGCGCAGCGTGCCCTGATCGCGCAGAAGACCATCCGCGCGCCCTTCAGCGGCGTGCTCGGCATCCGCAAGATCAACCTCGGCCAGTTCGTCGCGCCGGGCGACGCGATCGTCAGCCTGCAGCAGCTCGATCCGATCTACCTCGACTTCAGCCTGCCCGAGCAGCAGATGGGCAAGATCAGCGAGGGCACGCTGGTCCGCGGCACCGTCGACGCGATGCCGGGCAAGACCTTCGAGGGCCGCGTCACCGCGGTCGAACCGCAGGTCGACGCGAGCACGCGCAACTTCAAGGCCCAGGCCACGCTGCGCAATCCCGGCAACACCCTGCGCCCGGGCGCGTTCGCCCACGTCGGCTTCGACGTCGGCGGCGCGCGCGACGTGGTGGTGATCCCGCAGACGGCGGTCAGCTTCAACCCGTACGGCAACGCGGTGTTCGTCATCACCAAGGCACCGCGCAAGGAAGGCGAGAAGGACGCGCAGGGCAAGCCGCTGACCGGCGACAAGCTGGTCGTGCAGCAGCGCTTCGTGAAGACCGGCGCCACCCGCGGCGACCTGATCGCGGTGACCGACGGCCTCAAGCCCGGCGAGGAGGTCGTGACCAGCGGCCTGCTCAAGCTGCGCAACGACGCCGAGGTCACGATCAACAACAAGGTGCAGCCGAGCGCCGACGCACGTCCGGCGCCGGACAACCGCTGA